In the Prochlorococcus sp. MIT 1307 genome, one interval contains:
- a CDS encoding RluA family pseudouridine synthase → MTEEFTQSFGEGKGQLLKLFYSKSLPMRLDRWLVSQRPEQSRTRIQKFIDAGFVRVNGTQAQAKTPLRHGDEVQLWVPPPEPLPYLKPEEMNLDVLFEDEHLIVVNKPAGLAVHPAPGNKDGTLVNGLLHHCPNLPGISGKLRPGVVHRLDKDTTGCIVIAKSQTALVKLQVQIQKRIASRHYLAVVHGAPKSEAGTIVGAIGRHPTDRKKYAVVSDEKGRHACTHWQLVERLSDYSLMSFKLDTGRTHQIRVHCAHVGHPIVGDPTYSRCRKLPINLSGQTLHAIKLILNHPITNIRMEFEAPIPDVFHNLLVVLRKRK, encoded by the coding sequence ATGACAGAGGAATTTACTCAATCCTTTGGAGAAGGGAAAGGACAGCTATTAAAACTGTTTTATTCCAAATCATTACCAATGCGTTTAGATCGTTGGCTTGTTAGCCAACGACCAGAGCAAAGTCGAACGAGAATTCAAAAATTTATTGACGCAGGGTTTGTACGAGTAAATGGGACACAAGCACAAGCAAAAACTCCACTACGTCATGGAGATGAAGTTCAATTATGGGTGCCACCTCCAGAACCACTTCCTTATCTAAAGCCAGAGGAAATGAACTTAGATGTACTCTTTGAAGATGAGCATCTAATAGTAGTGAATAAGCCTGCTGGACTAGCAGTGCATCCAGCTCCAGGGAATAAAGATGGAACGTTAGTTAATGGTCTTTTACACCATTGTCCGAATCTCCCAGGAATCAGTGGCAAACTCCGACCTGGAGTCGTACATCGACTGGATAAAGACACTACAGGTTGCATTGTGATCGCTAAAAGCCAAACAGCACTCGTGAAATTACAAGTTCAAATTCAAAAACGAATCGCCTCACGTCATTATCTCGCAGTAGTTCATGGAGCACCAAAAAGCGAAGCAGGCACCATCGTTGGTGCTATCGGAAGGCATCCCACAGATAGAAAAAAATACGCTGTAGTCAGTGATGAAAAAGGTCGTCATGCTTGCACTCATTGGCAATTAGTAGAGCGACTCAGCGATTATTCTCTTATGAGTTTTAAATTAGATACAGGACGTACACATCAGATTAGAGTCCATTGTGCTCATGTAGGACATCCGATTGTTGGAGACCCTACTTATAGTAGGTGTCGCAAATTACCCATCAATCTTTCAGGACAAACACTTCACGCGATAAAGCTTATTTTAAATCATCCAATTACAAATATTCGTATGGAATTTGAAGCTCCAATACCAGATGTCTTTCACAACCTCCTAGTTGTCTTGCGTAAAAGGAAATAG
- a CDS encoding phosphoglycerate kinase, protein MAKRSLSSLSAEALSGKRVLVRVDFNVPLNETGSITDDTRIRAALPTINDLIGKNARVILAAHFGRPKGQVNEAMRLTAVANRLSELLGKNVEKTESCVGSDANIKVSSMQNGDVVLLENVRFFAEEEANDAAFAKNLASLADLYVNDAFGAAHRAHASTEGVTKFLSPNVAGHLMEKELQYLQGAIDEPKRPLAAIVGGSKVSSKIGVLESLIDKCDKVLIGGGMIFTFYKARGLSVGKSLVEEDKLSLAKALEEKAKSKGVQLLLPTDVVLADNFAPDANHQIASIDAIPEGWMGLDIGPASVQTFQMALSDCQTVIWNGPMGVFEFDQFAHGTNAIATTLASLSTKGCCTIIGGGDSVAAVEKAGLAEKMSHISTGGGASLELLEGKVLPGVAALDEEI, encoded by the coding sequence ATGGCTAAGCGTTCCCTGTCTAGTCTCAGTGCAGAGGCGCTCTCCGGTAAGCGTGTTTTGGTGCGTGTTGATTTCAACGTTCCTCTTAATGAAACGGGCTCTATTACGGATGACACTCGAATTCGAGCCGCTCTTCCAACTATCAATGATTTGATTGGGAAGAATGCTCGCGTCATTCTTGCTGCTCATTTTGGGAGGCCCAAAGGACAGGTAAATGAAGCTATGCGCCTGACTGCGGTTGCAAATAGATTGAGCGAATTACTTGGAAAAAATGTAGAGAAGACTGAGAGTTGTGTGGGTTCTGATGCAAATATCAAAGTTAGTTCTATGCAAAATGGAGATGTTGTTTTGCTTGAAAATGTTCGTTTCTTTGCTGAGGAAGAAGCGAATGATGCAGCATTTGCAAAAAATCTAGCGTCTTTAGCTGATTTGTATGTGAATGATGCTTTTGGCGCGGCTCATCGTGCTCATGCCTCTACTGAAGGTGTAACGAAGTTCCTGAGCCCAAATGTCGCAGGTCATTTGATGGAGAAAGAATTGCAGTATCTACAGGGAGCGATTGATGAGCCGAAGCGACCTTTGGCAGCAATAGTTGGTGGCTCCAAGGTGAGTAGCAAGATAGGGGTTCTTGAATCTCTGATTGATAAGTGTGACAAGGTTTTAATTGGTGGAGGCATGATTTTTACTTTTTACAAGGCTCGAGGATTATCTGTCGGCAAGAGTTTGGTTGAAGAAGATAAATTGAGTCTTGCTAAAGCCTTGGAGGAAAAAGCAAAGTCCAAGGGCGTGCAATTACTTTTGCCTACAGATGTTGTACTAGCTGATAACTTTGCGCCAGATGCCAATCATCAGATTGCTTCAATTGATGCGATACCTGAAGGGTGGATGGGCTTAGATATAGGTCCTGCTTCAGTACAGACTTTTCAGATGGCGTTAAGTGATTGTCAAACTGTTATTTGGAATGGACCTATGGGTGTCTTTGAGTTTGATCAATTTGCTCATGGCACTAACGCCATAGCAACTACTTTGGCTTCATTGAGTACTAAAGGCTGTTGCACAATTATTGGAGGAGGAGATTCAGTGGCTGCAGTTGAGAAAGCAGGGCTTGCTGAGAAAATGTCGCATATTTCTACTGGAGGCGGAGCAAGCTTGGAACTATTGGAAGGGAAGGTTCTTCCTGGTGTGGCTGCGCTAGATGAAGAAATATAG
- a CDS encoding universal stress protein encodes MFKSLLFPIDQSRQTFETAKAAIQIAQNHQSQITLLSVLQVEGTEMDRTQLITSLLNRVKEQIEQAGVSCNVLEKQGTPAFVICDVADDLNMDLIVMGTRGINLEKDNKSTAARVIQLAPCPVLVVP; translated from the coding sequence ATGTTTAAATCACTGCTTTTCCCAATCGATCAAAGCAGACAGACATTTGAAACAGCTAAGGCAGCTATACAAATTGCCCAAAACCACCAAAGTCAAATCACCTTGCTCTCAGTCCTTCAAGTAGAAGGTACTGAAATGGATAGGACACAATTAATCACATCTCTTCTAAATCGAGTCAAAGAACAAATAGAGCAAGCGGGTGTGTCATGTAATGTTTTAGAAAAACAGGGCACACCAGCCTTTGTAATCTGCGATGTTGCCGATGATTTAAATATGGACCTAATCGTGATGGGTACTAGAGGGATAAATCTTGAGAAAGACAATAAAAGCACCGCAGCACGTGTAATACAGCTAGCACCTTGCCCAGTACTTGTAGTTCCGTGA
- a CDS encoding protein adenylyltransferase SelO has product MNNPLLSLPFEPYLEELGDSYWDVVKAAEFPFTKLCFRNDAVLKQLGLDSTSIQDIHFEEAFGTFKGRTPFLALRYHGYQFGTYNPCLGDGRGFLYGQLRDRDGNLQDLGTKGSGTTPWSRGGDGRLTLKGGLREIIASEALHRLGVKTSRTLSLIETGESLWRGDEPSPTRSSVMVRVAHTHLRFGTCERLLYLRQPKRLERLLRHIITIYYPDIAISHPYQSGDSHSVLESQILAFYASLIERVAKLAAEWMAAGFVHGVLNTDNMSIAGESFDYGPFAFIEELDPNFTAAYFDENGIYSFGRQPSICKSNLRLLQEPLAMLLPKEAMNELLDRFGPIYASHYQFCMNRRIGLPPNLKYLDNPANSGDINNRDLLQKTLNLLGTWSISYGSFFTGLTNQINTYGLPQEPEALSHMLFSDSAPPRTTWLEWRDSWWNHQHLASVADPEEIRAIPKRLQRWNLSQTPIRSNIENIWTSIEQHNNWEPFQSWLKTICLHKMND; this is encoded by the coding sequence TTGAATAATCCTTTGCTATCGCTCCCATTTGAACCCTATCTAGAAGAGCTAGGAGACTCTTATTGGGACGTAGTGAAAGCAGCTGAGTTTCCCTTCACAAAATTATGTTTTCGAAATGACGCAGTACTCAAACAACTAGGCCTGGACTCTACATCAATCCAAGACATCCATTTTGAAGAAGCTTTTGGCACCTTTAAAGGGCGCACTCCATTCCTTGCCTTGAGATATCACGGCTATCAATTTGGGACCTATAACCCTTGTCTTGGAGATGGTCGTGGATTTCTTTATGGTCAGCTAAGAGATCGGGATGGGAATCTACAAGATCTAGGGACCAAAGGCTCTGGAACGACTCCTTGGAGTAGAGGAGGTGATGGACGTCTAACATTAAAAGGTGGTCTTAGAGAAATCATCGCGAGTGAAGCACTGCATAGACTTGGAGTAAAGACAAGCAGAACCCTTTCCTTAATAGAAACAGGAGAAAGTCTGTGGAGAGGAGATGAACCATCACCAACAAGGAGTTCGGTCATGGTTCGAGTCGCCCATACACACTTACGTTTTGGCACATGCGAAAGATTGCTTTATCTAAGGCAACCCAAACGACTGGAACGATTACTTCGTCATATAATTACTATCTACTATCCAGATATTGCCATTTCACATCCTTATCAATCTGGAGACTCTCATTCCGTACTGGAATCCCAGATTCTTGCATTTTACGCAAGTCTCATTGAGAGAGTTGCCAAGCTTGCGGCTGAATGGATGGCAGCAGGATTTGTCCATGGTGTTCTCAACACTGACAATATGTCTATCGCAGGGGAGAGCTTCGACTACGGGCCTTTCGCATTCATTGAAGAATTAGATCCCAACTTTACAGCTGCGTACTTTGATGAAAATGGCATCTATTCCTTTGGCCGTCAGCCAAGTATCTGCAAAAGCAATCTTCGACTACTGCAAGAACCACTCGCAATGCTTCTGCCAAAGGAAGCAATGAACGAACTATTAGATCGTTTTGGCCCTATTTATGCAAGTCACTACCAATTTTGTATGAACAGGCGTATCGGCTTACCTCCTAATCTCAAGTACCTAGACAATCCGGCTAATTCTGGAGACATTAATAATCGTGACCTACTGCAAAAAACCCTGAATCTATTAGGAACGTGGTCAATTTCGTATGGTTCGTTTTTTACAGGCTTAACTAACCAAATCAATACATATGGTCTTCCTCAGGAACCTGAAGCTTTGTCGCACATGCTCTTTAGTGACTCAGCTCCCCCTCGAACCACCTGGTTAGAATGGCGAGATAGCTGGTGGAATCATCAACATTTAGCATCAGTAGCTGATCCAGAAGAAATTCGAGCTATCCCTAAACGTCTACAACGTTGGAATCTTTCTCAAACTCCAATAAGGTCAAACATAGAAAATATCTGGACATCAATTGAACAACATAACAACTGGGAGCCATTCCAATCTTGGTTAAAAACGATCTGCCTACATAAAATGAATGATTAA
- a CDS encoding bifunctional (p)ppGpp synthetase/guanosine-3',5'-bis(diphosphate) 3'-pyrophosphohydrolase: MLNASSTTNLKQTDMVCKSKLPSEPHLRPDPIRCIEDYGIDLPKWLKDCLTNSPPALGKTCPRDAEGLLAGAFDLAFQLHDGQFRASGEPYIVHPLAVADLLRDIGASPSVIAAGFLHDVVEDTDITPEQLESFFGSEVRGLVEGVTKLGGIHFTNRTEAQAENLRKMFLAMASDIRVVLVKLADRLHNMRTLGSLQSDKQERIARETREIYAPLANRLGIGRFKWELEDLAFKLLEPDAFRKIQQQVATKRSEREDRLGVTVQLLKSRLAAIGLEDCDVKGRPKHLYGIWSKMQRQEKAFHEIYDVAALRIIVPSVEACYRALAVVHESFRPIPGRFKDYIGLPKPNGYQSLHTAVIGRHRPIEVQIRTEEMHRVADFGIAAHWKYKEGGSPAAGDTERFNWLRQLVDWQQEGASKDHNDYLASIKEDLFDEEVFVFTPKGDVVGLRKGSTVVDFAYRIHSEVGNHCHGVRINDRLCTLSTPLQNGDFVQVLTSKTAHPSLDWLNFVATPTARNRIRQWYKKSHRDETIQRGKELLEREVGRNGFDALLNSDAMKKVAERCNLQTTEDLLAALGFGAIALQQVLNRFREEVRLQNLTLESPPTNTDVAKQLIEQQDTSPAREHSTQHTPIIGVEGLDYRLGGCCSPLPGEPILGTVALGNHGITIHRQDCTNVTSIPSERRLPVHWSQKSDIENARFPIQLRIEVIDRVGILKDILMRLSDGGINVSDARVKTSFGKPACIDLRVELKSAIQLDKTMDQIRSMADVIDIARTGLS; encoded by the coding sequence ATGCTTAATGCAAGCTCTACGACCAATTTGAAACAGACCGATATGGTCTGCAAGTCCAAGCTGCCTTCTGAACCGCACCTCAGGCCTGATCCAATACGTTGTATTGAAGATTATGGGATAGATCTACCAAAGTGGTTAAAAGATTGCTTAACCAACAGTCCTCCTGCTCTTGGGAAGACCTGTCCTAGGGATGCAGAGGGGCTACTGGCTGGGGCTTTTGATTTAGCTTTCCAGCTACATGATGGACAATTTAGAGCAAGTGGAGAGCCATACATAGTCCACCCACTAGCAGTGGCCGATCTTTTAAGGGACATTGGGGCGAGTCCAAGTGTTATTGCAGCAGGATTCCTACATGATGTCGTTGAGGACACAGACATTACGCCAGAGCAATTAGAAAGTTTTTTTGGTAGTGAGGTACGGGGTTTAGTTGAAGGAGTGACAAAATTAGGCGGTATCCATTTTACGAATCGCACCGAAGCACAAGCAGAAAACCTGCGCAAAATGTTTCTAGCTATGGCTAGTGATATTCGAGTTGTTCTAGTCAAGCTGGCTGACAGATTGCACAATATGCGAACGCTAGGTTCCTTACAGTCAGACAAGCAAGAACGCATTGCTCGTGAAACACGTGAGATTTATGCTCCATTAGCCAATCGTCTTGGTATTGGCCGTTTTAAATGGGAGCTCGAAGATTTAGCTTTTAAGCTTCTTGAGCCTGATGCATTCCGTAAGATCCAGCAACAGGTGGCTACCAAACGCAGTGAGAGAGAAGATCGTTTAGGGGTAACAGTGCAATTACTAAAAAGTCGTTTAGCTGCAATTGGGCTAGAAGACTGTGATGTAAAAGGTAGGCCCAAACATCTTTATGGCATTTGGAGCAAAATGCAAAGGCAAGAAAAAGCCTTTCATGAAATTTACGATGTAGCTGCACTCAGGATCATTGTGCCAAGTGTCGAGGCCTGCTACCGCGCACTTGCAGTCGTTCATGAAAGCTTCAGACCAATTCCAGGACGTTTCAAGGATTACATCGGGCTACCTAAGCCAAATGGGTATCAATCTCTACATACAGCTGTCATTGGTAGACATAGGCCCATCGAAGTTCAAATTAGGACTGAAGAAATGCATCGAGTCGCAGATTTTGGTATAGCAGCTCACTGGAAGTACAAAGAAGGTGGTTCTCCAGCAGCTGGTGATACTGAACGGTTTAATTGGCTGCGTCAACTAGTAGATTGGCAACAAGAAGGTGCAAGTAAAGACCATAATGATTACCTAGCGTCTATCAAAGAAGATCTTTTTGACGAAGAAGTTTTTGTATTTACTCCCAAAGGTGATGTGGTTGGCCTTCGAAAAGGTTCTACCGTAGTTGACTTTGCATATCGAATTCACTCAGAAGTAGGCAATCATTGCCATGGTGTGCGTATTAACGATCGTCTGTGCACGTTATCAACTCCTCTACAAAATGGTGATTTTGTTCAGGTGCTGACAAGCAAAACAGCACATCCAAGCCTCGATTGGCTAAATTTTGTCGCCACTCCTACAGCTCGCAATCGTATTCGTCAATGGTACAAAAAAAGCCACCGAGATGAAACCATTCAACGTGGAAAAGAGCTCTTAGAAAGAGAAGTAGGCCGTAATGGCTTCGATGCACTACTCAACAGTGATGCAATGAAAAAAGTGGCCGAGCGATGCAACTTACAAACCACAGAAGATCTATTGGCAGCACTTGGATTTGGTGCAATCGCACTTCAACAAGTGCTAAATCGCTTTCGAGAAGAGGTACGGCTACAAAATCTGACTTTAGAGAGTCCACCGACTAATACAGATGTTGCTAAACAACTAATAGAGCAACAAGATACATCTCCTGCAAGAGAACACTCTACCCAGCATACTCCAATAATTGGAGTAGAAGGACTTGACTACCGGCTAGGAGGCTGTTGCAGCCCCCTTCCTGGTGAGCCAATACTAGGGACTGTTGCTTTAGGTAATCACGGCATAACTATTCACAGGCAAGACTGTACAAATGTGACATCAATACCCAGTGAAAGGAGGTTACCAGTGCATTGGAGTCAAAAATCAGATATAGAAAATGCAAGGTTTCCCATTCAATTACGCATTGAAGTCATCGATCGTGTAGGCATACTCAAAGACATCCTGATGCGCCTTTCAGATGGTGGAATTAATGTAAGTGATGCCAGAGTTAAAACTTCTTTTGGAAAGCCTGCCTGTATCGATCTCAGGGTAGAACTGAAAAGTGCCATCCAATTAGATAAAACCATGGATCAAATTAGATCAATGGCAGACGTGATTGATATTGCACGTACAGGCTTAAGTTAA
- the ylqF gene encoding ribosome biogenesis GTPase YlqF has protein sequence MKTGTIQWYPGHIAKAEKQLARNLEKVDLVIEVRDARIPISTSHPHLERWIKGKQHLLVINRRDMISSQALQIWDAWFRKEGQSPLWCNAKDGTGVKQLQETAIRTGAKLNERRQARGMKSRPVRALTLGFPNVGKSALINRLVRKKVVMSSRKAGVTRSLRWVRVGQDLDLLDAPGVLPPRFDDQQVAFRLALCDDIGQAAYDVELVAIAFIKTLHKLEINKMAGVPQGLLGQRYKLPFHTEDADQWLIKVAERHTSGDKRRMAQRILDDFRKNLLGPISLELPS, from the coding sequence GTGAAAACAGGCACAATTCAGTGGTATCCAGGCCACATTGCTAAAGCAGAAAAACAACTTGCTAGAAATCTCGAAAAAGTAGATCTAGTAATCGAAGTACGTGATGCGCGGATACCAATATCCACTTCGCATCCACATTTAGAACGTTGGATTAAAGGGAAGCAACATCTATTAGTCATTAATCGCCGGGATATGATCTCTAGTCAGGCTCTTCAAATATGGGATGCATGGTTTCGAAAAGAAGGCCAAAGCCCATTATGGTGCAATGCCAAAGATGGAACTGGGGTTAAACAATTACAAGAAACAGCCATTCGCACTGGAGCAAAATTAAACGAGCGCCGACAAGCACGTGGCATGAAAAGCAGACCCGTAAGAGCTCTCACATTAGGTTTTCCAAATGTAGGAAAGTCTGCATTGATTAATAGACTAGTGCGAAAAAAAGTAGTTATGAGCTCTAGGAAGGCCGGTGTAACACGTTCGCTTCGATGGGTTCGTGTAGGACAAGATCTTGACCTTCTGGATGCACCAGGGGTCTTGCCTCCTCGCTTCGATGATCAGCAAGTTGCTTTCAGACTGGCATTATGTGATGACATTGGCCAGGCTGCATATGACGTCGAGTTAGTAGCCATTGCTTTTATAAAGACACTACATAAATTAGAAATAAACAAAATGGCAGGCGTACCACAAGGCCTACTTGGGCAAAGATATAAACTTCCTTTCCACACTGAAGATGCTGATCAATGGTTAATTAAAGTTGCAGAACGCCATACTTCAGGAGACAAGAGACGGATGGCACAAAGAATTTTAGACGATTTCAGAAAAAACCTATTAGGCCCAATCTCCCTTGAACTCCCCTCATGA
- a CDS encoding DUF2062 domain-containing protein, with protein MVQIRRYLSHLLRSFFRWLLQQEGSPGYKARGLGIGIFCGCFPLFGLQTILGITLASFFRGNYLFAISGTWISNPATYLPLYWLNYQVGSVLLGYEIQMSEVSQFAWREIWSQGLIVCSRLLLGSAVVGAFLGVLTGLIVYCFLKSRSY; from the coding sequence ATGGTTCAAATACGACGATACTTGAGTCATTTACTTCGTAGCTTTTTTCGTTGGCTTTTGCAGCAGGAAGGTTCTCCTGGATATAAAGCGCGAGGGTTAGGCATAGGTATTTTTTGTGGATGTTTTCCCCTGTTTGGCTTGCAAACAATCTTGGGCATAACGTTGGCAAGCTTTTTCCGAGGAAATTATTTGTTTGCCATTAGTGGAACGTGGATTAGCAACCCTGCAACTTATTTGCCGCTTTATTGGTTGAACTATCAGGTTGGCTCAGTCCTCTTAGGTTATGAGATCCAGATGAGCGAAGTTAGTCAATTTGCTTGGCGAGAAATCTGGAGTCAGGGTTTGATCGTCTGTAGCCGATTATTATTGGGCTCTGCTGTGGTAGGTGCCTTTTTGGGGGTATTGACAGGACTCATTGTTTATTGTTTCTTAAAGTCTCGTTCTTATTGA
- a CDS encoding ABC transporter ATP-binding protein, with protein MCYPGSMTWTLDQLDFKVACGERLALVGPSGCGKSTIARVALQLLPPGSLTKGGLRLIGEDPRTLNSADLRKLRGEAVGLVFQDPMTRLNPLMTIGEHLVDTLKAHRPNQKPACMKTKAEVLLGRVGISEARFHAYPHEFSGGMRQRLAIALAIALDPQLVIADEPTTSLDVAIADQVMMELSSLCEDMGSALLLISHDLAVASRWCERINIMERGQIVEDTDSKNFVISPQSLIGNRLLNAARTREEGRAIVKHDPELVLEVSRLRCWHALGGLPWQLKWLKAIDELSFSLRAGETLGVVGASGCGKSTLCRALMGLTPIRGGEVNLKGQNILRLKGQALTNARRSLQMIFQDPLASLNPKMTIAEAIADPLLIHNLFSVAEAHEKARDLLRQVGLVPPENFQDRLPHELSGGQQQRVAIARALAMEPSVLICDESVSMLDAEIQSEVLDLLQVLQERLRVAILFITHDLSIATGFCHRVIVLEHGGVAEEGSGKELLISPQAAITKKLVAACPTITSSLS; from the coding sequence ATGTGCTATCCAGGCAGCATGACTTGGACCTTGGATCAATTGGATTTCAAGGTTGCTTGTGGAGAGCGCTTAGCTCTTGTTGGACCTTCAGGCTGTGGAAAGAGCACTATTGCAAGAGTTGCTCTGCAATTACTTCCACCAGGAAGTCTGACTAAAGGCGGGTTGAGGCTGATTGGCGAGGATCCGAGAACATTGAACTCAGCCGATTTGAGAAAACTAAGAGGCGAAGCTGTAGGGCTTGTTTTTCAAGATCCAATGACCCGACTCAATCCGTTAATGACCATTGGTGAGCATCTTGTTGACACTTTGAAGGCTCATAGACCGAATCAAAAACCTGCGTGTATGAAGACTAAGGCAGAAGTTTTGCTCGGTCGGGTGGGTATTAGTGAAGCTCGTTTTCATGCTTACCCTCATGAATTCAGTGGTGGGATGCGTCAGCGCTTGGCAATTGCCTTGGCAATTGCCTTAGACCCACAGTTAGTTATTGCTGATGAACCCACCACAAGTCTTGATGTTGCTATAGCTGATCAGGTGATGATGGAATTAAGCAGTCTTTGTGAGGATATGGGTAGTGCGCTGCTTCTGATTAGTCATGATTTAGCTGTGGCATCACGTTGGTGTGAACGGATCAACATTATGGAGCGAGGGCAAATTGTCGAGGATACTGATAGTAAAAACTTTGTAATTAGTCCACAATCGTTGATAGGTAATCGTCTTTTGAATGCTGCAAGGACTAGGGAAGAAGGGAGAGCAATCGTAAAACATGATCCAGAATTGGTTTTGGAAGTTTCAAGATTGAGATGCTGGCATGCTTTGGGTGGTTTGCCATGGCAATTGAAGTGGCTGAAGGCTATTGATGAACTGAGCTTCTCTCTTCGTGCTGGGGAAACTCTTGGCGTCGTAGGTGCGTCTGGCTGTGGAAAAAGTACTTTGTGCCGGGCTTTGATGGGTTTGACTCCTATTAGAGGTGGAGAGGTGAACTTAAAAGGTCAGAATATTCTGCGCTTGAAAGGCCAAGCCTTAACTAATGCCCGCAGGTCTTTGCAGATGATTTTCCAGGATCCATTGGCATCACTTAACCCCAAAATGACTATTGCAGAAGCAATTGCAGACCCTCTTTTAATCCATAACTTGTTTTCTGTTGCTGAAGCACATGAAAAGGCCAGAGACCTTTTGCGACAGGTTGGCCTTGTCCCACCCGAGAACTTTCAAGACCGCTTGCCTCATGAGCTCTCAGGTGGTCAGCAACAAAGAGTTGCTATAGCTCGAGCTTTGGCTATGGAACCTTCGGTTCTCATATGTGATGAGAGTGTAAGTATGCTTGATGCTGAGATTCAATCAGAAGTTTTAGACCTTTTGCAAGTCTTACAAGAACGATTGAGAGTAGCTATCTTGTTTATTACTCACGATCTTTCAATTGCAACTGGCTTTTGCCATAGAGTTATCGTTTTGGAACATGGAGGAGTTGCTGAAGAAGGCTCTGGGAAAGAACTTTTAATCTCTCCTCAAGCAGCTATTACTAAAAAACTGGTTGCGGCATGCCCTACGATTACGTCATCATTGAGTTGA
- a CDS encoding UDP-N-acetylglucosamine--N-acetylmuramyl-(pentapeptide) pyrophosphoryl-undecaprenol N-acetylglucosamine transferase — MPRVLIAASGTGGHLFPAIAIADELPSSWEITWLGVPNRLETEILPKCYQLITVRAGGVQSHGLRKFLQLFQLLAASRKVIEVNRQKKIDAVFTTGGYIAAPAILGAVWCGLPVILHESNAYPGRVTRLLGRFCNLIALGLPPAAKTLKRCRTVVTGTPVRTSFLTPQLLPDWVPLDLGPLIVVMGGSQGAVGLNNMVREVLPFLLEKGCRVVHLTGHNDPNKDELRHKNFVAKPFSNEIPALLQHADLAISRSGAGALSELAICSTPAILVPYPLAQDQHQEVNASYAAELGAAVIVHQHEPGIHTLRNTLLRLLNSRLSGKTFDYDPLLEMQKGMNILAIRNSEKVLVERLKKLI; from the coding sequence ATGCCTAGGGTTTTAATAGCAGCTAGTGGGACTGGCGGACATCTTTTCCCTGCAATTGCTATTGCAGATGAATTGCCTTCCTCGTGGGAAATTACTTGGCTTGGAGTTCCAAATAGATTAGAAACAGAAATTTTGCCAAAGTGTTATCAGTTAATAACTGTTAGGGCTGGGGGAGTCCAATCCCATGGATTGAGGAAATTCTTACAGCTCTTCCAATTGCTTGCCGCTTCTAGGAAGGTAATTGAAGTTAATCGGCAAAAAAAAATTGATGCTGTTTTTACTACTGGTGGCTATATTGCTGCGCCTGCGATTTTAGGTGCGGTTTGGTGCGGGCTACCTGTCATTTTGCATGAATCAAATGCTTATCCCGGCAGAGTGACTCGCTTATTGGGAAGGTTTTGCAATTTAATTGCTTTAGGCTTACCGCCTGCGGCCAAAACTCTTAAAAGATGTAGAACGGTTGTTACAGGGACCCCTGTGCGTACATCATTTCTTACTCCACAACTTTTGCCAGATTGGGTGCCGTTAGATCTTGGCCCACTGATAGTTGTTATGGGCGGAAGCCAGGGGGCTGTAGGGCTAAATAATATGGTCCGAGAAGTACTTCCTTTTCTTCTTGAAAAAGGCTGTCGAGTAGTGCATTTAACAGGGCACAATGACCCTAATAAAGATGAGTTAAGGCATAAAAATTTTGTAGCTAAACCTTTTAGTAATGAAATTCCTGCATTGCTTCAGCATGCTGATCTTGCGATAAGTCGATCAGGAGCTGGTGCGTTGAGTGAGTTGGCAATCTGCAGCACACCAGCCATTTTGGTTCCATACCCTTTAGCACAAGATCAACATCAAGAAGTCAATGCTTCTTATGCTGCTGAGCTAGGCGCAGCTGTAATTGTTCATCAGCATGAACCTGGAATTCATACTCTTCGCAATACTTTATTGCGCTTGTTAAATAGTCGACTATCTGGAAAAACTTTTGACTATGACCCCTTGCTAGAAATGCAAAAAGGTATGAATATATTGGCTATAAGAAACTCTGAAAAGGTTTTAGTTGAGAGATTAAAAAAATTAATTTAA